The following are encoded in a window of Castanea sativa cultivar Marrone di Chiusa Pesio chromosome 9, ASM4071231v1 genomic DNA:
- the LOC142608928 gene encoding uncharacterized protein LOC142608928 produces the protein MTKENGKGWKEELPIALWAHRKAKSQATRASPFSLVYGTKAIIPIDLVRPAVKLAKIAGIPRKDTLKIMEEMHDNATSHYRLYQANMKAKHEGQVKERKFQVGELVRKAAPHVQGVARVVKYKFSPK, from the coding sequence atgacTAAGGAGAATGGAAAGGGGTGGAAGGAGGAGCTTCCTATAGCTTTATGGGCTCATAGAAAAGCCAAATCACAAGCTACAAGAGCTTCACCCTTTTCTTTAGTCTATGGCACAAAGGCTATTATCCCAATAGATTTAGTAAGGCCAGCGGTGAAACTGGCAAAAATTGCAGGAATACCCAGAAAAGACACTTTGAAAATTATGGAGGAAATGCATGACAACGCTACCTCTCATTACCGCCTTTACCAGGCTAACATGAAGGCTAAGCATGAAGGCCAAGTCAAAGAAAGGAAGTttcaagtaggagaacttgttaGGAAAGCTGCCCCGCATGTACAAGGAGTTGCTAGAGTTGTAAAATATAAGTTTTCTCCAAA